Proteins from a single region of Runella sp. SP2:
- the rsmA gene encoding 16S rRNA (adenine(1518)-N(6)/adenine(1519)-N(6))-dimethyltransferase RsmA — MKVKAKKHLGQHFLRDLDASYRIADLLSGHGGYDTVLEIGPGMGVLTQFILPKEQYNTYVVEIDRESVAYLKVNFPKLEGKIIGGDFLRMNLNEWYQSIQNGTSTGTGRFALIGNYPYNISSQILFKALDYRDLIPEIIGMFQKEVALRIAAPPGKKDYGILSVLLQAFYDIEYSFTVPPEAFDPPPKVQSGVVRLKRNQVDKLDCDEKQFTQVVKAGFNQRRKTLRNALKPLGITFNHPLLDKRAEQLSVADFVLLTQLVENQPASGE; from the coding sequence ATGAAAGTTAAAGCAAAAAAACACTTAGGACAGCACTTTTTACGCGATTTGGACGCTTCCTACCGCATCGCTGACCTTCTCTCTGGACACGGAGGATACGACACTGTGCTCGAAATCGGCCCAGGAATGGGGGTATTGACGCAGTTTATTTTACCCAAGGAACAGTACAACACCTATGTGGTTGAGATAGACCGTGAATCAGTCGCCTATCTAAAAGTAAATTTTCCCAAACTCGAAGGTAAAATCATCGGGGGCGATTTTCTCCGAATGAACCTCAACGAATGGTACCAGTCTATTCAAAATGGTACTTCCACTGGGACTGGGCGATTTGCCTTGATTGGCAATTATCCTTACAATATTTCTTCCCAAATTCTTTTTAAGGCCCTTGATTACCGCGACCTCATTCCAGAAATCATTGGGATGTTTCAAAAAGAAGTAGCGCTCCGAATCGCAGCGCCTCCAGGGAAAAAGGACTACGGCATTTTGAGCGTTTTGCTTCAAGCCTTTTATGACATCGAATATTCCTTTACCGTTCCGCCCGAAGCGTTTGATCCGCCTCCAAAAGTACAATCAGGCGTGGTTCGACTCAAGCGCAACCAAGTTGACAAACTTGATTGTGACGAAAAGCAGTTTACCCAAGTAGTGAAGGCGGGTTTTAATCAACGACGTAAAACGCTTCGGAATGCGCTCAAACCGCTCGGTATCACTTTTAATCACCCGCTTCTTGACAAACGCGCCGAGCAACTTAGCGTGGCTGATTTTGTTTTGTTAACCCAGCTTGTAGAAAATCAACCTGCCAGCGGCGAATAG
- a CDS encoding glucoamylase family protein: MVTLKPLLYFASVSALIVSTSFFSCKTQNIATPEQFYYTLVTVNDQQSGGFYANNTNLLPKIEISFSAPLNTTSAPAAISLVERQSSAKIPLNYTFFKADSAVRIVPQQPLKSITQYNILVGPELESRKTTPLNTNINFGLTTALDTADKFPRISDDELLTLVQKQTFRYFWEFGHPVSGLARERNTSGDVCTSGGTGFGIMAMVVAVERGFITRQQAIERLAKMTDFLKNKTKTHHGVFPHWLNGTTGATVPFSTYDNGGDLVETAYLIQGLMTARQYFDKKTTEETALRQTINEICNAVEWDWHTKNGEKVLYWHWSPNYEWRMNHQIHGWNECLITYFLAAGSPTHSINKDVYTNGWAENGKIKNGKQFYGVTLPLGFDLGGPLFFSHYSFLGLNPKGLKDQYADYWQQNLAHTQINYKYCLANPKNYSGYSADCWGLTASDTNNGYAAHSPTEDLGVISPTAAISAMPYTPQESMRALRFFYYKLGDKIWKDYGFVDAFNLTNLWWANSFLAIDQGPIICMIENHRTGLLWKLFMSCPEVQTSKTKLGFE, from the coding sequence ATGGTTACCCTAAAACCACTCCTTTACTTTGCCAGCGTATCTGCGCTTATTGTTTCAACGAGTTTTTTTTCCTGCAAAACCCAAAACATTGCTACCCCTGAGCAATTTTACTATACGTTGGTGACCGTCAACGACCAACAATCTGGTGGGTTTTATGCCAACAATACCAACCTTTTGCCCAAAATTGAAATAAGTTTTTCGGCACCACTCAATACGACCTCCGCCCCCGCGGCGATTTCGTTGGTGGAACGCCAGTCATCGGCCAAAATCCCCCTCAATTACACTTTTTTTAAGGCCGACAGCGCGGTTCGGATTGTTCCCCAACAGCCTTTGAAAAGCATTACGCAGTATAATATTTTGGTAGGACCAGAGCTGGAGTCCCGTAAAACTACCCCTCTGAATACCAACATTAATTTTGGACTAACCACGGCCCTCGATACCGCCGATAAATTCCCACGTATTAGCGACGATGAGCTGTTGACCTTGGTACAAAAGCAGACATTTCGCTATTTCTGGGAGTTTGGTCACCCTGTCTCTGGGCTTGCCCGCGAACGAAACACCTCAGGCGATGTTTGCACCTCAGGCGGAACAGGCTTTGGCATCATGGCCATGGTGGTGGCAGTTGAGCGCGGTTTTATCACTCGTCAACAAGCGATTGAGCGTTTGGCTAAAATGACTGATTTTCTAAAAAATAAAACCAAAACCCACCACGGCGTTTTTCCTCATTGGTTGAACGGCACAACGGGCGCCACCGTTCCGTTTAGTACCTACGACAACGGCGGCGACTTGGTTGAAACCGCTTATCTCATCCAAGGATTAATGACTGCTCGCCAGTATTTTGACAAAAAAACAACCGAAGAAACCGCGCTTCGCCAAACCATCAACGAGATTTGTAATGCTGTTGAATGGGATTGGCACACCAAAAACGGCGAAAAAGTATTGTACTGGCATTGGTCGCCCAACTACGAATGGCGCATGAATCACCAAATTCACGGTTGGAACGAATGTTTGATTACCTACTTCTTAGCCGCTGGCTCTCCTACCCACAGTATCAACAAAGATGTATATACCAATGGCTGGGCTGAGAATGGTAAAATAAAAAATGGCAAGCAGTTTTATGGCGTAACATTGCCCCTCGGATTTGACTTAGGCGGGCCGTTGTTCTTCTCTCATTATTCGTTTTTGGGCCTCAACCCCAAAGGATTAAAAGACCAATACGCCGATTATTGGCAACAAAACTTGGCACATACCCAAATCAATTACAAGTACTGTCTGGCCAATCCTAAAAATTATTCGGGCTACAGTGCTGATTGTTGGGGACTTACGGCCAGCGACACCAACAACGGTTACGCGGCCCACTCTCCCACCGAAGATTTGGGGGTCATCAGCCCCACTGCGGCGATTTCGGCTATGCCTTACACGCCACAAGAGTCGATGCGGGCATTGCGGTTTTTCTACTACAAATTGGGCGATAAAATTTGGAAAGACTATGGTTTTGTTGACGCTTTCAATCTTACTAACCTTTGGTGGGCCAATTCATTTTTGGCCATCGACCAAGGCCCCATTATTTGCATGATTGAAAACCACCGTACAGGATTATTGTGGAAACTTTTTATGTCGTGCCCCGAAGTCCAAACTTCTAAAACAAAGTTGGGTTTTGAATAA